A DNA window from Pedobacter africanus contains the following coding sequences:
- a CDS encoding MFS transporter, whose protein sequence is MKNSVQSSTLYAWIIVAMLWVVAFLNYLDRILITSMRDPIVADFHLSDAQFGLLTSVFLWSYGILSPFGGFFADRYSRKKVIVFSVMVWSAVTLWTGFAASFQEMLIARFLMGVSEACYIPAALALITDYHKGRTRSLATGLHMSGLYAGLALGGMGGYIAELWGWRFGFHIFGAVGIVYSLLLLYVLKDHKASVETALEAPVTSEDTEKISLTGALKVLFSETSFYILLIYFAILGIVNWLVYGWLPTFLKDHFHLNLGEAGISATGYIQIGSFIGVIAGGILADRWTRKNNRGRLYILIIGFTLGAPFLFLMASTSIFSIAIIAMLIFGLARGFNDANMMPILRQVADSRYIATGYGFLNFLSTIVGGLMVYVGGALKDAQVDLSIVYQVSAVVMLLATWLLFAVKLKKNNT, encoded by the coding sequence ATGAAAAATTCCGTACAAAGCAGCACTCTTTACGCCTGGATCATTGTGGCCATGCTGTGGGTTGTAGCCTTTTTAAATTACCTGGACCGCATTTTGATTACTTCTATGCGCGACCCCATAGTGGCCGACTTCCATTTATCAGATGCGCAATTTGGCCTGCTCACTTCTGTATTTCTCTGGTCGTATGGTATTTTGAGTCCTTTTGGCGGCTTCTTTGCCGATCGGTACAGTCGCAAAAAAGTGATTGTGTTCAGTGTAATGGTATGGTCGGCCGTAACGCTGTGGACCGGCTTTGCAGCCTCATTTCAGGAAATGCTGATTGCACGCTTTTTAATGGGGGTGAGTGAAGCCTGCTATATACCGGCAGCGCTGGCATTAATTACCGATTACCATAAAGGCCGCACGCGCTCGCTGGCAACCGGGCTGCACATGAGCGGCCTTTACGCCGGACTGGCCCTGGGCGGTATGGGCGGCTACATCGCCGAACTGTGGGGCTGGCGTTTTGGCTTTCACATTTTTGGTGCCGTAGGGATTGTTTATTCATTACTGCTTTTGTACGTCCTGAAAGACCACAAAGCCTCAGTTGAAACAGCCTTAGAGGCCCCTGTTACTAGCGAAGACACAGAAAAGATCAGTTTAACAGGAGCATTAAAAGTACTGTTCAGTGAGACTTCTTTCTATATTCTGCTGATCTATTTTGCTATTCTGGGCATCGTAAACTGGCTGGTGTACGGCTGGCTGCCCACATTCCTTAAAGATCATTTTCACCTAAACCTGGGCGAAGCCGGGATCTCCGCTACAGGCTATATCCAGATCGGCTCTTTCATTGGTGTAATAGCAGGAGGAATACTGGCTGACAGGTGGACACGTAAAAACAACAGGGGCCGTCTGTATATACTCATTATCGGATTTACACTGGGTGCACCGTTCCTGTTCCTGATGGCCTCCACCAGCATCTTTAGTATCGCTATTATCGCTATGCTTATTTTTGGATTGGCCAGGGGCTTTAATGATGCGAATATGATGCCTATACTCCGACAGGTGGCAGATAGCAGGTACATTGCCACCGGATATGGCTTTCTTAACTTCCTGAGCACCATTGTAGGCGGGCTAATGGTTTATGTAGGCGGTGCCTTAAAAGATGCCCAGGTAGATCTTTCTATCGTCTACCAGGTTTCTGCTGTGGTCATGCTCCTGGCCACCTGGCTTTTATTTGCAGTGAAGTTAAAAAAGAACAATACCTGA
- a CDS encoding HD domain-containing protein, with translation MMIQVNDILYGNVELPAVFADLLNTKALKRLGGIHQSGAIFLVNPDLGHSRLEHSIGVALLIRMLGGSELEQIAGLLHDVSHTAFSHVGDYVFENSEENYHEQVFTTVLMDSEIPDILVKHGYSAEQILNGEFNILERPLPDLCADRLDYTLRDSLHARLISWNNARLFLKHIRLQNGQMLVTDEKQADWINEVFKQLNQEVFNAPLYVYANHQLALIIREFLKTGFLKEADLFKDDTYLLNKIRSSSAGYDAIKAIKLHKGYTEFLRKGSALKIKTRRLKALLV, from the coding sequence ATGATGATACAGGTAAATGATATACTTTATGGAAATGTAGAACTGCCAGCTGTTTTTGCCGACCTTTTGAATACAAAAGCACTCAAACGCCTGGGCGGAATTCACCAGAGCGGTGCAATTTTTCTGGTGAACCCCGATCTGGGCCATTCCCGCCTGGAACATTCTATTGGGGTAGCCCTGCTCATCAGGATGCTTGGAGGCTCCGAATTGGAACAGATTGCCGGCCTGCTCCACGACGTGTCTCATACCGCTTTTTCCCATGTTGGCGATTACGTATTCGAAAATAGTGAAGAGAATTATCATGAACAGGTATTTACTACAGTATTGATGGATTCAGAAATACCAGATATTTTGGTAAAACATGGCTACAGTGCAGAGCAGATACTGAATGGGGAATTTAATATACTGGAACGGCCCCTGCCCGATCTTTGTGCCGACCGGCTGGATTATACCCTGCGCGATTCGCTTCACGCGCGTTTGATCAGCTGGAATAACGCACGGCTATTTTTGAAGCACATACGCCTGCAAAACGGGCAGATGTTGGTTACCGATGAAAAGCAGGCCGACTGGATCAATGAAGTATTTAAGCAGCTGAACCAGGAAGTATTTAATGCACCTTTATACGTCTATGCCAATCATCAGCTGGCTTTGATCATCCGGGAATTTTTAAAAACGGGTTTTTTAAAAGAAGCAGACCTTTTTAAAGATGACACCTACCTACTCAATAAAATAAGAAGCTCAAGCGCCGGGTATGATGCTATAAAAGCCATCAAATTACATAAAGGTTATACAGAGTTCCTGAGAAAAGGATCTGCCTTAAAGATAAAGACACGTCGCTTAAAGGCACTCCTGGTTTAG
- a CDS encoding sialate O-acetylesterase has translation MKALKLLPLAAALLFSFNSYSKVTLPAIISNGMVLQQQSNAALWGKAKSGAKLTVITSWNQKTYTASAAKDGSWKLSVQTPKAGGPYKITFNDGEKLVLDDILIGEVWLCSGQSNMEMQVKGHSNQPILHSNDILTEAEEPGVRLFRVERNMSRTPLTELNAKWEHTNSETVGQFSAVGYQFARMLQQRLKVPVGIIQSAYGGTVIEAWMDKKAFEGVTDFKIPADTAKIIKNEPFVLFNAMINPIVGFNIKGALWYQGENNRFNAGTYDKKMEAMVKEWRSIWGCGEFPFYYVQLAPNVYKGSEDQVPVIYESQARAMSLIPNSGMVVSVDAGSQTTIHPPDKTIIAKRLLYWALARTYGKKGVAYMGPVYKSLKVEGAKAIVSFDEVAIGLTAYDKPLISFEIAGADKIFYPATAVISGKTVVVQSKDVKTPAAVRYAFKDRSEGNLYNVEGLPAAPFRTDNW, from the coding sequence ATGAAAGCCTTGAAATTATTACCTTTGGCAGCAGCGCTGCTCTTTTCCTTTAATTCCTATTCAAAAGTTACGCTGCCCGCCATCATTTCCAATGGAATGGTATTGCAGCAGCAAAGCAACGCTGCCTTATGGGGTAAGGCAAAAAGCGGTGCAAAGCTCACCGTCATTACGTCCTGGAACCAAAAAACATATACTGCCAGTGCTGCTAAAGACGGCAGCTGGAAATTGTCCGTACAGACACCCAAAGCTGGTGGCCCTTATAAAATCACGTTTAATGACGGCGAAAAGCTGGTGCTAGACGATATCCTGATTGGCGAAGTATGGCTCTGTTCGGGCCAATCTAACATGGAGATGCAGGTGAAAGGCCACAGCAACCAGCCGATACTGCACAGCAACGATATATTGACTGAAGCAGAGGAACCGGGGGTAAGGCTTTTCAGGGTAGAAAGAAACATGTCGAGAACTCCTTTAACAGAACTGAATGCCAAATGGGAACATACCAATTCCGAGACCGTTGGCCAGTTCAGTGCAGTAGGTTACCAGTTTGCCCGCATGCTGCAGCAGCGTCTTAAAGTCCCTGTAGGTATTATCCAATCGGCCTATGGCGGCACAGTAATAGAAGCCTGGATGGACAAAAAAGCTTTTGAAGGCGTTACCGATTTTAAAATCCCGGCTGATACGGCCAAAATCATTAAAAACGAACCCTTTGTACTTTTTAATGCGATGATCAATCCGATAGTTGGTTTTAACATCAAAGGAGCGCTATGGTACCAGGGCGAAAACAATAGGTTCAATGCCGGTACTTATGATAAAAAAATGGAAGCTATGGTAAAAGAATGGCGCAGCATATGGGGCTGTGGCGAGTTTCCTTTCTATTATGTACAGCTGGCTCCAAATGTTTATAAGGGCAGCGAAGACCAGGTACCGGTGATTTATGAATCCCAGGCCAGGGCGATGAGCCTGATCCCGAATTCAGGAATGGTGGTAAGCGTAGACGCGGGCAGCCAGACCACCATACACCCACCAGATAAAACCATCATTGCCAAAAGATTATTGTACTGGGCGCTGGCCAGAACCTATGGCAAAAAAGGGGTTGCCTATATGGGACCGGTTTATAAATCTTTAAAGGTAGAAGGCGCCAAAGCTATTGTTAGTTTTGATGAGGTAGCCATCGGTTTAACCGCATACGATAAGCCGCTGATCTCATTCGAAATAGCCGGAGCAGATAAGATCTTTTATCCGGCAACAGCTGTCATCAGCGGCAAAACAGTGGTGGTACAAAGCAAAGACGTGAAAACCCCTGCAGCAGTAAGGTACGCCTTTAAAGACAGGTCAGAAGGTAACCTATACAATGTAGAAGGATTGCCCGCAGCACCGTTCCGGACGGATAACTGGTAA
- a CDS encoding PQQ-dependent sugar dehydrogenase, whose product MKILSALMLSGISYLPLLFFSNPGTEKKYNSQNDTPDQRRFVKTSLVKGQFTEPTEMAVLPNLDILVAQRRGEVMLYKNKTKALKEALRLDVYFKTGVPNVNAEEGLLGIAPDPDFATNQYVFIFYSPLKASVNRLSRFKLVNDKISPASEKVVLEFYSQRDICCHTGGSIAFGPDKLLYVSTGDNSTPFDVPKNEYVNKGYAPLDNRPGLHQYDARRSSGNTNDLRGKILRIRMKPDGTYSIPDGNLFPKNEPKSKPEIYVMGNRNPYRISVDQKTGFLYWGEVGPDANADDELRGPRGYDEINQARKAGNFGWPLFVGNNYAYKAYDYTNGQNGPAFNPVEPINNSPNNTGLTTLPAAEPAYIWYPYGVSKEFPDVGSGGRTAMAGPVYHTKPGIAPYPAYYNGKLIIYEWVRGWVKAVTMSPEGDYLSMEPFLTNIPLAAPIDMELGPDGKLYILEYGKGWFSKNPDAGIARIDYLKAGKLPLYVSNTQKPGAVSAPIGHQKATQAATGKSIMLKSDCSTCHKVNETSIGPSFTRIAAKYKSNKNAVAYLTGKIMKGSTGVWGEVPMPAHPAMKEAEVKQIASWIMTLKAK is encoded by the coding sequence ATGAAAATATTATCTGCTTTAATGCTCTCCGGCATAAGCTATTTGCCATTGCTCTTTTTTAGTAATCCCGGAACTGAAAAAAAATACAATTCACAAAATGATACTCCAGACCAGCGCCGGTTTGTGAAAACAAGCCTGGTGAAGGGACAGTTTACAGAACCGACAGAAATGGCTGTTCTTCCAAATCTGGATATCCTTGTTGCACAGCGCAGAGGCGAGGTTATGCTCTACAAGAACAAGACTAAAGCTTTGAAAGAGGCGCTCAGGCTAGATGTTTACTTTAAAACCGGTGTGCCCAATGTAAATGCCGAAGAAGGGTTACTGGGTATTGCCCCGGATCCTGATTTTGCTACCAACCAATATGTGTTTATATTTTACAGTCCGCTAAAAGCTTCTGTAAACCGCCTCTCCCGTTTTAAGCTGGTCAATGATAAGATCAGCCCGGCATCTGAAAAAGTAGTTCTTGAGTTTTACTCGCAGAGAGACATCTGCTGCCATACCGGGGGTTCGATAGCTTTTGGCCCGGATAAATTGCTGTATGTGTCTACGGGCGACAACTCCACTCCTTTTGATGTACCTAAAAATGAATATGTAAATAAAGGTTATGCCCCTTTAGATAACAGACCGGGCCTGCATCAGTACGATGCCAGAAGATCCTCAGGTAACACCAATGATCTTAGAGGTAAAATATTAAGAATCAGAATGAAACCAGATGGCACTTATAGTATTCCTGATGGTAACTTATTCCCTAAAAATGAGCCGAAGAGTAAGCCCGAAATTTATGTTATGGGCAACAGAAACCCCTACCGGATATCAGTAGACCAGAAAACAGGCTTTTTGTACTGGGGTGAGGTTGGCCCTGATGCAAATGCCGATGATGAATTGAGAGGACCGCGTGGTTATGATGAAATTAACCAGGCCCGTAAAGCAGGGAATTTTGGCTGGCCATTATTTGTTGGCAACAACTATGCTTATAAGGCTTATGACTATACCAACGGGCAAAACGGGCCGGCTTTTAATCCGGTTGAACCCATTAACAATTCGCCAAATAATACAGGTTTAACTACGCTGCCTGCTGCAGAACCCGCCTATATCTGGTATCCTTACGGAGTTTCAAAGGAATTTCCTGATGTAGGTTCTGGTGGCCGTACTGCTATGGCAGGACCAGTTTACCATACAAAACCGGGCATAGCACCCTATCCGGCTTATTATAACGGCAAACTGATCATTTATGAATGGGTACGTGGCTGGGTAAAGGCTGTTACGATGTCCCCGGAAGGAGATTACCTGAGCATGGAGCCTTTTTTGACAAATATTCCTTTAGCGGCACCTATTGATATGGAACTTGGCCCTGATGGTAAATTGTATATCCTCGAATATGGAAAAGGCTGGTTTTCTAAAAATCCAGATGCAGGAATTGCAAGGATTGACTATCTGAAAGCGGGTAAACTTCCGCTGTATGTCTCAAATACCCAAAAACCAGGTGCCGTGTCTGCACCAATCGGACACCAGAAGGCAACGCAGGCAGCTACAGGAAAATCGATAATGCTTAAGTCAGATTGCAGTACCTGTCATAAGGTAAATGAAACATCTATAGGGCCTTCTTTTACCAGGATTGCCGCCAAATACAAATCAAACAAGAATGCTGTGGCTTATCTTACCGGTAAAATCATGAAAGGCAGCACTGGTGTATGGGGCGAAGTTCCTATGCCTGCCCATCCGGCCATGAAGGAAGCTGAGGTAAAACAGATTGCCAGCTGGATTATGACTTTAAAAGCAAAATAA